In one window of Gemmatimonadaceae bacterium DNA:
- a CDS encoding SDR family oxidoreductase: protein MITGSATGIGAACARLFAARGWDVGICTLDDETRQLAESVEGACQVLGAQTLLISLNVTQDASCIAAAAAMSAHFGRVDALVNCAGTTRFVPHADLDALPASEFTRTYDVNLIGTFQMIRACRDALKASGRGAVVNLSSIAGTAGLGSSVAYAASKGAVSTLTLSLARALAPDIRVNAIAPGYVVGGLPSRVLDSAKLESVEAHYLKTQALPRFLQVDEVADLAYFLAASAPGMTGEIIRMDNGLHLYA, encoded by the coding sequence CTGATTACCGGCTCCGCCACTGGCATCGGCGCCGCCTGCGCCCGTCTGTTTGCCGCCCGTGGCTGGGATGTCGGCATCTGCACCCTCGATGACGAGACGCGACAACTCGCCGAATCGGTGGAGGGTGCGTGTCAGGTTCTCGGGGCGCAGACGTTGCTGATTTCGCTCAATGTCACGCAGGATGCCAGCTGCATCGCCGCGGCCGCCGCCATGTCGGCGCACTTTGGCCGTGTCGATGCCCTTGTGAACTGCGCGGGCACCACGCGCTTTGTGCCGCACGCCGATCTCGATGCGTTGCCTGCCAGTGAGTTCACCCGCACGTACGATGTAAACCTCATCGGCACGTTCCAGATGATTCGCGCCTGTCGCGATGCCCTCAAGGCCAGCGGCCGTGGCGCCGTAGTGAATCTCTCGTCCATTGCCGGCACGGCGGGATTGGGATCGTCGGTGGCCTACGCCGCGTCCAAGGGCGCCGTGAGCACACTCACCCTGTCGCTGGCGCGCGCGCTGGCGCCCGATATCCGGGTGAACGCCATCGCACCCGGCTATGTGGTTGGCGGATTGCCAAGTCGTGTGCTTGACAGCGCCAAGCTGGAGTCGGTCGAAGCGCACTATCTCAAGACGCAGGCATTGCCGCGATTTCTGCAAGTAGACGAGGTGGCCGACCTGGCCTACTTCCTCGCGGCGTCAGCACCCGGCATGACCGGCGAGATCATTCGCATGGACAACGGACTGCACCTGTATGCCTGA